One Sander vitreus isolate 19-12246 chromosome 22, sanVit1, whole genome shotgun sequence DNA segment encodes these proteins:
- the LOC144536980 gene encoding uncharacterized protein LOC144536980: MELYWYIVVIIFIIIKIFFYVCWYRSRQRQLAAYLSNPRNAQIVIVGGRAYLHQMCERQSQTSVWPSWYGVQDDLSIEEPSTTLPPAASFSHLDMPPPYEAVSGEDDLKPPPYSECAHGDEADAPRPSHQAPLSSEGDTISVNEAPPPYTLSPPPQVSQQDVPVSHRESHSESRST, from the exons ATGGAGCTGTACTGGTACAT AGTTGTTATTATATTCATCATTATCAAGATATTCTTCTATGTGTGCTGGTACCGATCAAGACAGAGACAACTAGCAGCATACTTGAGCAACCCACGCAATGCTCAGATAGTCATTGTTGGAGGAAGGGCCTACCTTCATCagatgtgtgagagacagagt CAAACCTCTGTCTGGCCTAGTTGGTATGGTGTTCAAGATGACCTGTCGATAGAAGAGCCCTCCACAACCCTGCCACCAGCTGCATCCTTCTCCCACTTGGACATGCCACCACCATATGAGGCCGTCTCTGGAG AGGATGATCTGAAGCCCCCTCCCTACAGCGAGTGTGCTCATGGCGACGAGGCTGACGCTCCTCGTCCCTCCCATCAAGCTCCTCTCAGTTCCGAGGGAGACACCATTAGCGTCAACGAAGCCCCACCCCCATACACACTGTCGCCCCCTCCACAAGTCAGTCAACAAGACGTCCCTGTAAGCCACAGGGAGTCCCACTCAGAGAGCAGGTCCACCTAA